Within the Emticicia oligotrophica DSM 17448 genome, the region AAATTGTTCGATTTGAGTACGACTCAGATAATCGGCCTCAAGGTCTAAAGTATTTTCAACGTGATTTTTACTTGAAAATATACCATCAGTCACCATTTGGTTTAAGTCAATATTTTTTTCATTTAAAAGAGCCGTTAGAAATGACCGAAACCACGTATTGCCTGATTTAGGATAAGATGCCAACCAAACAATTTGTTTATTAACAGAAATCTCATCCATTATTCTATTGAACTAATATTTCATTTTTGCTGAATAGATTGATAATCTGCTCCTCGATTGCCTCTGCAAAACTGTCAAAAGTCGGAATAGCTGTAGGGCGAACGGCTTTCCAAGCAGGAATAGCATTAATAATGCCCGTAAGATGCTCAAATTGAATAACATGTTTTTTCATACCACTTAACCATTGCCTGCGATATATATTGTTTCCTAATTGTTGCATGGCATGGCTAAGCTTTACCCTACTGATACTTATTTCACTTCCTTCTGCGGCTAAAAACACTATTCCTGCCACTTCTACTTTGTGTGGTACGAAAGCTTTATGAAACATAAATCCATATTTACCTAACTCAATATCAGAGCGTAAGTTGAGCTTACAGGATTCATCTAAAATCTGTTGTACTTTGATTGTATTCTGCCACAAGCGGATCATCGGATAGGAAGCCTGTGCAAAACATTTTCCACCTTCAATACTCAAGACTGCCGTATCATCTGTAAAAGGAGCATACCCTTTCTGCTGGAGCATTATTGAAGTTGTAGATTTACCTGTTCTTGAAGGAGCAGCAAATAATAATACCCGATTTTCATCAACAAAAATACCAGACACATGAAATGGAATCAAATTTCGTTGAAACAAAGCGGCCGCCATACAATTCGAATAGAAAAACAATAATACTTCACTCCAGTCACCATTTAGTTTTTCAATAATAATTTCCTTTCCATCTCTTATATAATAGCGAGCAACATCTGGTACCGTGTATAAAAGTTCATTTTCGTTAAAAACAGAAAAAGGTTTTACCTCTAAGGCTGGATTTTCTAACTTGTCAGGAACCTTGCCTTCAGAAACAAATATACTTTGTTGTTCATCAAAGACATCTGTTGTCTTAATAAATGCCACTAATTCTAATGATGATACTATTGGAATACCATAAGCAAGGTATTTAAACATAGCTCTTTTTTTTGCAAATTAAGTACTTTTGATGATACTTAAAAAGTAATTTTTTTTAAAATTCATAAAAAAAAATAGAAAGTATAGCAAAATCACTTATTAAATGTAATTTTGTGAAATTACAAGATTTTATTCTGATTTTACATTTTTTTTAGGTCAATTACGAGCAAAAAAAATATAAATTAAAAGAGCTGGTAGTGTTTTAGAAGTTGTAAATAATCAATATATAAGTACTTACAAACCAAGTCCACCCTATTATAACCTTGCTATTATAAATGGTATCCGTTCGGTATCATAAATTTAATTTTCTTTTCATTAATTAATTTAATTTTTTAAATCCTATGGAAAAAAACTTAGCAAACAACACAGAACAAAGCAACGAACAAACTTCAAAAAAGCAATGGATTGAACCTGCGATGGAAAGTTTAGAGATAACTAATAATACTCTTTTCGGAGCTGATAAAGGAGAATTTGCAAGTTGATAGACTTTACTAAATTTCTCGTTGAGTTAGTTTTCAAAACGAGAAATTTAGATTTTAATAAATAATTACCCCCTACTTATCGTTTGTCTTTGATATTTTGATAAATAGTATATGCAAACTGAACTTTCAGAAATATGCAAAGAATGTGGCATGTGTTGTGACGGTACGCTATTCGGTAAAGCCCCTATTGATGAGTATGAACTAAAATTGGTTCAATATTTTGATTCCGAAAGTATTACCGAGAAAGAGGGTAAATTTTATTTTAAACATCCCTGTATTTACTTTGATAGTTGTTGTACAGTGTATGATAAGGTTCGACCTAATATTTGCACTACTTATTTCTGCTCTCCACTAAAAAAAGTACAACAAGGAGAATCGGAATTAAAAGATGCTCAAGAAATTATCAAAAAAGCCTTAAAGTATCGTTCAGAAATCCTCGTTATTGCTTCTCAAATTGAAATCTACAAAACATTTAGTATTAGTCAACTCCTTAAAGAAGTACTTCCAATTATCAATGAAAGAATTAAGCCTCATCATGAACTTTGGCTTAAATTAATTGGGTTTCAGAGTATTCTTGCTAAAATAATAGGGTCAAAATAAATATAATATGAGTTTGCTCTACGGCATTTTCGATAAAAATCTAAATAATGTGGTCCCTAAAATGGAAGAAATGTATAGGGGTATTCAGCATTTACCACATGTTAAACATCAATTTTTCGCAAAAGATTATTTTTCTACTGGGCACTTACTTACTTACAATACACCCGAATCACTTTTTGAAGTTCAACCTCAATTTTTATCCGAACAGCAAATAATTTTTACCTCGACTGGGCGGCTTGATAATCGAGAGGATTTAGCCAAACGCTTAGATTTAAAACTTCACGCACAACTAAGCGACGGTGAACTCATAAAAAAAGCCTATTTAAAGTGGGGTAAAGAAAGCCCACGTTATTTAAGAGGTGATTGGTCGTTTGTCTGCTATCATATACTTGAAGAAGAATTATTTTTGGCTCGTGACCATCATGGCTACACTTCTCTTTATTACTTTTTAGATGGAGAGCAATTTGCATTTTCATCTTCGGCGAAAGCCATTTTCGCTTTAAAAAGTTTTACGAAAGAAATTAATGTTGAGGTTTTTGTAAAAAAACTCATAATTTGGAAATTTGATGAAATCAAGGGCCAACTTTCATATAAAAACTTAAATTGCCTACCTCCTGCTCATACACTAACGTTTAAAAATGGCCAAATAAGCCTACAACGTTATTGGTTTCCTGAGAATGTTTCATTGCGGCTTTACAAAAAACCGACCTTATACGCAGAAGAATTACGTGAGATTTTTCAAGAAGCTGTACGTGTACGCTTACGAAGTTACAAGCCTGTAAGTTCCATGCTTAGTGGAGGTTTTGATTCAAGCTCAGTAACGAGCATGGCAGCCTCAATATTAGCCAAAGAAGGTAAACGACTGACTACTTTTAGTCATATACCTTTTTATAAAGAAAAAGTAGCACAAGAAAATTTCGAACACTATTTCCCAGATGAAAGCAAGAATATTTTAGCAACTGCTCAACATGCTGGCAATATAGATCCTATTCTCTTGACTTCTGAGAATATTTCTCCAATTGAGGGATTTATCAAAGCTTTTGATAATGATGATAATCTGTTTCATGCCGCATGTAATGCTTTCTGGCTAGTAGACTTATCTGCACAAGCAGCTAAAAATGGTTTTGGTACATTGTTATCTGGTGAAATGGGGAATGCAACTATTTCATATACAGGATTAGATTATTTATTACCCATCAATCATTCTGTTTATTTAAAAAATCCTATACAGCTTCTCAAAAGAATTGTTAAACCATTGCTTATTAAGCATTATCCTACGTATTATGCTTCCAAAAATAAAACTTTATTATCTTATATTGATAAGAACTATTTATCTGAAAATATTTTGAAAGAATGGCATATTATAGAAGATATAAATAACAATAACCGAAATTTTATACCTTATTTCCCTACTTCTAAAGCAGGAATGTTACGTATTTTAGACATAGGCAATAATCCTCGATGTCTAAGTGGAGCAGTAGATGGACATACTCATGGCTTTGAATATAGAGACCCTACGGGCGATGTAAATGTAATTGAATATTGCCTTTCAATACCCAACCATGCTTTTTTTGATAAAAATCTCAACACAAAAGACATCTTCAAAACTATGATGAATGGAATACTGCCAGACCAAGTACTTTTTGAGAAGAAGAAAGGGTTGCAGGCATCTGATGTTCGTCACCGAGTTTTGAATGATAAAACTCGTGTAAATGATTTATTAAGTCAATTAGAACAAAGTTCACAAGTAAAAGAACTCATAAATACGACTAAACTAAAACAAAATTGGCAACGTATACAAACTGAAGAAATTACGAATATCTTAGACATTCAAACTTTTGTAAAAGGATTGATGTTTGGGTATTTTGTATGGAAAAAGAATTAAACAAGTTACAGGAGTTATCTAATAAATTAAACACAAAAGGGCTACAAACAAAAATCATCATTAAAAGCTCCAAATAAAAAACTAAATGATTTATTTTGGGGTTATTTGTTTGCTTCATGACTCTCATAAAGCGAATTTTTTGACCAATATGGAAAAATATCTAAAAATTATTCAAGGAGCCTATTCGGGATATTTTAATTATTTTATCAATGAAATTCTCAATCCGAGTTGGCATAACTATTTTTATTGGCTGGTAGGGGCATCGTTAGCTATTTGGTTGCTCGAAATAAAATTTCCGTGGCGAAAAAACCAACCTCTTATTCGCCAGGATTTTTGGCTTGATATTTTTTATCTATTCTGGAATTACTTCTTATTTTCATTAGTGGCCTATAATGCTCTTTCAATGGTAGGAGTTGAAGCTTTTAATGATTTTCTTCGACTTTTCGGTATTACTAACATTGTGGCAATCAATGTGAGCCATCTACCATTTTGGTCTAAATTACTTATTATTTTTATTATTCGTGACTTTATGCAATGGGGCATTCATCGCCTATTACATAGAGTACCTTGGATGTGGGAATTTCATAAGGTTCATCACAGCACCGAAGAAATGGGCTTTGCCGCTCTCCTTCGTTATCACTGGATGGAAAATGTCATCTACAGAAGCCTCGAATATATTCCACTTGCGATGATTGGTGTGGGAGTGACTGACTTTTTCATTGTTCATATTTTCACGTTAGTAACGGGCCAACTTGGACATGCCAATTTAAAAATCAACCTTGGTCCATTCAGATACTTATTTAATGGCCCGCAAATGCACCTTTGGCACCATGCTAAATATTTGCCAGAAAGTCATCCTTATGGTTTTAATTATGGCATTACACTCAGTATTTGGGACTTTATTTTTGGTACAAACTACTGGCCATCAGACGATGAAAACCTTCCAGTTGGATTACCTGAAGAAGATAAATTTCCGCATGATTTTGTTGGACAAAACCTTCGTCCATTCGAAAGAATATTTTCAAAAAAATGAAGCAAATCACGTTTCATATTGTTGATGTTTTTGCTGAAGAAAAATACCAAGGTAATCAACTAGCTGTATTTGAGAACACGGGCATTTTATCAGAAGAAAAGATGCTTCAAATTGCCCGTGAAATTAATTTTCAAGAAACAACATTTATCATTTCTGATGAAAAGAAAAACGGTGGTTTTGACGTAAGAATTTTCACTCCTGAATATGAAGTGCCGTTTGCTGGGCATCCTACCTTAGGAACAGCTTATATTTTAGCAAAAAAAACACTTCAAGATAAGATTACTCTTAACCTCAAGGTCGGGCAAGTACCTGTTATTCGAGAAGCTGACTCACTTTGGTTAAAAATTTCAAATCCATTCTTTGGTAAACAATTTGATACTTCAATTGCTTCGATTTTAGGGTTAGAGCAGTCAGTCCTTGACCAAAACATGCCTATTCAATTAGTTTCAACTGGTTTGCCTTATCTCATTATTGCTGTTCGAAATTTAGAGGCAATAAAACAAGTTAAGTTTCAAGAGGAAACTGTAAAAAATTGGTTAATAAAACACCAACTCTTCAAAACGAATGCAACTGATGGTCT harbors:
- a CDS encoding asparagine synthetase B family protein, whose product is MSLLYGIFDKNLNNVVPKMEEMYRGIQHLPHVKHQFFAKDYFSTGHLLTYNTPESLFEVQPQFLSEQQIIFTSTGRLDNREDLAKRLDLKLHAQLSDGELIKKAYLKWGKESPRYLRGDWSFVCYHILEEELFLARDHHGYTSLYYFLDGEQFAFSSSAKAIFALKSFTKEINVEVFVKKLIIWKFDEIKGQLSYKNLNCLPPAHTLTFKNGQISLQRYWFPENVSLRLYKKPTLYAEELREIFQEAVRVRLRSYKPVSSMLSGGFDSSSVTSMAASILAKEGKRLTTFSHIPFYKEKVAQENFEHYFPDESKNILATAQHAGNIDPILLTSENISPIEGFIKAFDNDDNLFHAACNAFWLVDLSAQAAKNGFGTLLSGEMGNATISYTGLDYLLPINHSVYLKNPIQLLKRIVKPLLIKHYPTYYASKNKTLLSYIDKNYLSENILKEWHIIEDINNNNRNFIPYFPTSKAGMLRILDIGNNPRCLSGAVDGHTHGFEYRDPTGDVNVIEYCLSIPNHAFFDKNLNTKDIFKTMMNGILPDQVLFEKKKGLQASDVRHRVLNDKTRVNDLLSQLEQSSQVKELINTTKLKQNWQRIQTEEITNILDIQTFVKGLMFGYFVWKKN
- a CDS encoding sterol desaturase family protein, whose protein sequence is MEKYLKIIQGAYSGYFNYFINEILNPSWHNYFYWLVGASLAIWLLEIKFPWRKNQPLIRQDFWLDIFYLFWNYFLFSLVAYNALSMVGVEAFNDFLRLFGITNIVAINVSHLPFWSKLLIIFIIRDFMQWGIHRLLHRVPWMWEFHKVHHSTEEMGFAALLRYHWMENVIYRSLEYIPLAMIGVGVTDFFIVHIFTLVTGQLGHANLKINLGPFRYLFNGPQMHLWHHAKYLPESHPYGFNYGITLSIWDFIFGTNYWPSDDENLPVGLPEEDKFPHDFVGQNLRPFERIFSKK
- a CDS encoding zinc/iron-chelating domain-containing protein, with product MQTELSEICKECGMCCDGTLFGKAPIDEYELKLVQYFDSESITEKEGKFYFKHPCIYFDSCCTVYDKVRPNICTTYFCSPLKKVQQGESELKDAQEIIKKALKYRSEILVIASQIEIYKTFSISQLLKEVLPIINERIKPHHELWLKLIGFQSILAKIIGSK
- a CDS encoding PhzF family phenazine biosynthesis protein: MKQITFHIVDVFAEEKYQGNQLAVFENTGILSEEKMLQIAREINFQETTFIISDEKKNGGFDVRIFTPEYEVPFAGHPTLGTAYILAKKTLQDKITLNLKVGQVPVIREADSLWLKISNPFFGKQFDTSIASILGLEQSVLDQNMPIQLVSTGLPYLIIAVRNLEAIKQVKFQEETVKNWLIKHQLFKTNATDGLTTAFFLYTRETESTDNQLHARMFCYENDKVVEDAATGSANACLLAYLLQYESDKINYRVEQGYEMNRPSLIRIRGEINAQNDFNLEVGGKVKVVAEGKWFV